One region of Hymenobacter sediminicola genomic DNA includes:
- a CDS encoding cbb3-type cytochrome c oxidase N-terminal domain-containing protein, with amino-acid sequence MKFRFPAALNIAALLLTSLQAVAQTPEAAAPAKAAGMSSQQIMFWVLISLLIFLLLVLLLSFVGIAVQMRPQLRKVYELPTVRHSWSGRVLGLLVGDATLVKGEVRDELLDHDYDGIHEFDNDLPPWWKYSFYATIIFAVTYVGYYHVAQAGQLQGAEYETEMRQAALLVSPDADDPNKLTTYQPLATPADLSEGKSLFASNCAACHGQNAEGKVGPNLTDEYWLHGGEVNHVYKTVKFGVTSKGMVAWKGKLSGKQILQVSSYILSLQGTKPAGAKEPQGEKETAGKPVVKL; translated from the coding sequence ATGAAATTCCGCTTTCCTGCTGCACTGAATATAGCCGCTCTGCTGCTGACCAGCCTGCAGGCGGTGGCTCAGACGCCAGAAGCCGCCGCGCCGGCCAAAGCTGCCGGCATGAGCAGCCAGCAAATCATGTTCTGGGTGCTCATCAGCCTGCTGATTTTCCTGCTGCTGGTGCTGCTGCTTTCGTTCGTGGGTATTGCGGTGCAGATGCGGCCACAGTTGCGCAAAGTATACGAGCTGCCCACCGTGCGCCACTCCTGGAGCGGCCGGGTGCTGGGCCTGCTCGTCGGCGACGCGACGCTGGTGAAGGGCGAGGTGCGCGACGAGCTGCTCGACCACGACTACGACGGTATCCATGAGTTTGACAACGACCTGCCGCCGTGGTGGAAGTACAGCTTCTACGCCACCATCATTTTCGCCGTGACTTACGTGGGCTACTACCATGTGGCCCAGGCCGGGCAGCTGCAGGGCGCCGAATACGAAACCGAAATGCGCCAAGCGGCCCTGCTGGTTTCGCCCGACGCCGACGACCCCAACAAGCTGACTACCTATCAGCCCTTGGCTACGCCCGCTGATCTGAGTGAAGGCAAGTCGTTGTTTGCCAGCAACTGCGCCGCCTGCCACGGCCAGAACGCCGAAGGCAAAGTAGGCCCCAACCTGACCGACGAATACTGGCTGCACGGCGGCGAAGTGAACCACGTCTACAAAACCGTGAAGTTTGGCGTCACCAGCAAAGGCATGGTCGCCTGGAAGGGCAAGCTGTCCGGCAAGCAGATTTTGCAGGTCAGCTCCTATATCCTGAGCCTGCAGGGCACGAAACCCGCTGGCGCCAAAGAGCCGCAGGGCGAGAAAGAAACTGCTGGCAAACCGGTAGTCAAACTCTAA
- the ccoN gene encoding cytochrome-c oxidase, cbb3-type subunit I gives MQVEPLLPQAAPKPPLVPRPLSRAVDTFFYDNKIVRDFGIATVVWGIIGMLVGVLAAFQLARPEANLGTQFTTFGRIRPLHTNAVIFAFVGNGIFTGVYYSLQRLCKTRMFSDVLSKLHFWGWQLIIVSAVITLPMGLTTSKEYAELEWPIDIAITLVWVVFGWNMFGTIARRRERHLYVGIWFYIATFLTVAVLHIVNSAALPVSLFKSYSAYAGVQDALVQWWYGHNAVAFFLTTPYLGLMYYFLPKAAERPVYSYRLSIIHFWSLIFIYIWAGPHHLLYTSLPDWAQSLGVAFSIMLIAPSWGGMINGLLTLRGAWDKVREEPVLKFFVVAVTAYGMATFEGPMLSLKNVNAIAHFTDWIVAHVHVGALGWNGFLTFGMLYWLWPRLYRTPLHSKKLATTHFWLGTLGILFYAIPMYWAGFTQGLMWKQFNAEGMLQYPNFLETVLQIVPMYYLRGIGGVLYLSGVFLMMFNLYKTAKAGSLLANEKAQAPALLPAAEDPHAEGGHWHRWIERRPFQLAVGATIAILIGGAIEMIPTFLVKSNVPTIASVKPYTSLELQGRDLYIKEGCSNCHTQMVRPFRSETERYGEYSKAGEFVYDRPFLWGSKRTGPDLHRVGAKYPHSWHYNHMLDPSSMSPGSIMPAYPWLFDQDIDYSTLPSKISVLRQLGTPYPAGYEQQAVADARRQAASIVSDLKKEDIEVKSEKEIVALIAYLQRLGTDIKVKPEQAAAAAQ, from the coding sequence ATGCAAGTCGAACCTCTCCTGCCACAGGCAGCCCCCAAGCCGCCGCTGGTGCCGCGTCCTCTCTCGCGGGCCGTTGACACGTTTTTCTACGATAACAAGATTGTCCGCGACTTCGGTATTGCAACCGTGGTGTGGGGCATTATTGGGATGCTGGTGGGTGTGCTGGCGGCGTTTCAGCTTGCCCGTCCCGAGGCGAACCTCGGTACCCAGTTCACCACCTTTGGCCGCATCCGGCCCCTGCACACCAACGCCGTGATTTTCGCCTTTGTCGGCAACGGCATTTTTACGGGCGTCTATTACTCGCTGCAGCGCCTGTGCAAAACCCGGATGTTTTCGGATGTGCTCAGCAAACTCCATTTCTGGGGCTGGCAGCTCATCATCGTGTCGGCCGTAATTACGCTGCCCATGGGCCTGACCACCAGCAAGGAATACGCCGAGCTGGAGTGGCCCATTGACATTGCCATTACGCTGGTGTGGGTGGTATTTGGCTGGAACATGTTCGGCACCATTGCCCGGCGCCGCGAGCGGCACCTGTACGTGGGCATCTGGTTCTACATTGCTACATTCCTGACGGTGGCGGTGCTGCACATCGTAAATTCGGCGGCCCTGCCGGTTTCGCTGTTCAAGAGCTACTCGGCCTATGCTGGCGTGCAGGATGCGCTGGTGCAGTGGTGGTACGGCCACAACGCGGTAGCCTTCTTTCTGACCACGCCCTACCTGGGCCTGATGTACTACTTCCTGCCCAAGGCAGCGGAGCGGCCCGTGTACTCCTACCGGCTCAGCATCATCCACTTTTGGTCCCTGATTTTCATCTACATCTGGGCTGGCCCGCACCACTTGCTCTACACGTCTTTGCCCGACTGGGCGCAGAGCTTGGGCGTGGCCTTCTCCATCATGCTGATTGCACCTAGCTGGGGTGGCATGATCAACGGCCTGCTGACACTGCGCGGCGCCTGGGATAAGGTGCGCGAGGAGCCAGTACTCAAGTTCTTTGTGGTGGCCGTAACGGCTTACGGCATGGCCACTTTCGAGGGTCCGATGCTCAGCCTTAAGAACGTGAATGCCATTGCCCACTTCACCGACTGGATTGTGGCGCACGTGCACGTGGGGGCTTTGGGTTGGAATGGCTTCCTCACCTTCGGGATGCTGTACTGGCTGTGGCCGCGCCTCTACCGCACGCCGCTGCACTCCAAAAAGCTGGCCACTACGCACTTCTGGCTGGGTACGCTGGGTATCCTGTTCTACGCCATTCCGATGTACTGGGCCGGTTTCACGCAGGGCCTAATGTGGAAGCAGTTCAATGCTGAGGGCATGCTGCAGTACCCCAACTTCCTGGAAACCGTGCTGCAGATTGTGCCCATGTATTACCTGCGCGGTATTGGCGGGGTGCTCTACCTGAGCGGCGTGTTCCTGATGATGTTCAACCTGTACAAGACGGCCAAAGCCGGCTCGTTGCTGGCGAACGAAAAAGCCCAGGCTCCGGCGCTGCTGCCCGCCGCCGAAGACCCGCACGCCGAGGGTGGGCACTGGCACCGCTGGATTGAGCGTCGTCCGTTTCAGCTGGCCGTGGGCGCTACCATTGCCATTCTCATCGGGGGCGCTATTGAGATGATTCCGACCTTCCTCGTGAAGTCCAACGTGCCCACCATTGCCTCCGTGAAGCCATATACTTCGCTGGAGCTACAAGGCCGCGACCTGTACATCAAGGAAGGCTGCTCGAACTGCCACACCCAGATGGTGCGCCCGTTCCGCTCCGAAACCGAGCGGTACGGCGAGTACTCGAAGGCCGGCGAGTTTGTGTACGACCGGCCCTTCCTGTGGGGCAGCAAGCGCACCGGACCCGATTTGCACCGTGTAGGCGCCAAGTACCCGCATTCCTGGCACTACAACCACATGCTCGACCCTTCCAGCATGTCGCCGGGCTCCATCATGCCTGCCTACCCATGGCTCTTCGACCAGGACATCGACTACAGCACGCTGCCTTCCAAGATTTCGGTGCTGCGCCAGCTGGGCACACCGTATCCGGCCGGCTACGAGCAACAGGCCGTGGCTGATGCCCGCCGCCAGGCAGCCAGCATCGTGAGCGACCTGAAGAAGGAAGACATCGAAGTGAAGTCGGAGAAGGAAATAGTAGCCCTGATTGCCTATCTGCAGCGCCTGGGCACCGACATCAAAGTGAAGCCCGAGCAGGCCGCTGCCGCTGCTCAGTAG
- the ccoS gene encoding cbb3-type cytochrome oxidase assembly protein CcoS gives MTIIFLLIGISLLVALLFLGAFLWAVRSGQYEDDYTPSVRMLFDDENPE, from the coding sequence ATGACCATTATTTTCCTGCTCATCGGTATCAGCTTGCTGGTAGCGCTGCTGTTTCTGGGGGCCTTCCTGTGGGCTGTGCGCTCCGGGCAGTACGAAGACGACTACACACCCTCTGTGCGCATGCTCTTCGACGACGAAAATCCGGAATAG
- a CDS encoding heavy metal translocating P-type ATPase: protein MPTAPASTETLTHLACTHCGDDCPDEPIRLPEQPELHFCCQGCKAVYELLAASNLCTYYRLDEHAGQKVKPVELPGRFDYLALESVQSQLLAFRSESLARLTLTIPQMHCASCIWLLENLFKLNPGISASRVNFLRKELTVSYDPRATSLQEVVTLLAAINYEPQITLAELGAQPHYANRRLYYQLGLAAFAFGNVMLLALPEYFSFTETLQAALGRFFGWLSLLLAVPVLLVSARDFYRSAWQGLQQRYINLDFPISLGLTALFTTSVFEVVTQTGPGYFDSFTGLVFFMLIGKWVQQRTYDALRFDRNFTSYFPVAVTLLGPGGQEQSVPVKELRAGQRIRVRHQEIIPADAVLRRGAGQIDYSFVSGESVPVARQAGEVVYAGGRQVGEAVELEVVREVSQGYLTQLWNNPAFQKNDKATLETYANKVGRYFVAITLLLALGAVAYWYAQSNSAMALRAFTSVLVIACPCALSLATPFALGAALRTLGRHQFYLKNSAVVETLGRADTIVFDKTGTLTDVGRSAVEYVGLPLTEAQQRAVAALVRHSTHPLSQRLAQELPAASEPVASFAEVPGQGLRGVVGGVAVQVGSAALVELDAPAPAPAETTADTLQSSVYVSLDGEVYGCFMFHNVYREGLETVLATLGRRYRLAVLSGDNDVEKPRLRNLFGQQAELRFRQSPQDKLDYIAALRQQGRTVIMVGDGLNDAGALQQADAGIALTDTLTNFSPACDAILEARSFGQLATILRFSQDCLQVVLATFVLSFCYNGIGLGLAVQGRFTPIVSAILMPISSLSVMVFATLLVRYAAHRRHL from the coding sequence GTGCCTACCGCGCCTGCCTCCACCGAAACCCTCACTCACCTAGCCTGCACCCACTGCGGCGACGACTGCCCCGACGAGCCTATCCGGCTGCCGGAGCAGCCCGAGCTGCACTTCTGCTGCCAGGGCTGCAAGGCCGTGTATGAGCTGCTGGCCGCCAGTAACCTGTGCACCTACTACCGCCTCGATGAGCACGCCGGCCAGAAAGTGAAGCCCGTGGAGCTGCCCGGCCGCTTCGACTACCTCGCCCTGGAATCGGTGCAGAGCCAGCTGCTGGCGTTCCGCTCCGAGTCGCTGGCCCGCCTCACGCTCACCATCCCGCAGATGCACTGCGCCTCCTGCATCTGGCTGCTCGAAAACCTGTTCAAGCTCAACCCCGGCATTTCCGCGTCGCGCGTCAATTTTCTGCGCAAGGAGCTGACCGTGAGCTACGACCCAAGGGCCACCTCGCTGCAGGAAGTCGTGACACTGCTGGCCGCCATCAACTACGAGCCCCAGATTACGCTGGCCGAACTGGGCGCGCAGCCCCACTATGCCAACCGCCGGCTGTACTACCAGCTGGGCCTGGCGGCCTTTGCTTTCGGCAACGTGATGCTGCTGGCGCTGCCCGAGTACTTTTCGTTCACGGAAACCTTGCAGGCGGCACTGGGGCGGTTTTTCGGGTGGCTGAGTTTGCTGCTGGCCGTGCCGGTGCTGCTGGTGAGTGCGCGCGACTTCTACCGCTCGGCGTGGCAGGGCCTTCAGCAGCGCTACATCAACCTCGACTTTCCCATCAGCCTCGGCCTCACGGCCCTGTTCACGACCAGCGTGTTTGAAGTCGTGACGCAGACCGGGCCGGGCTACTTCGACTCGTTTACGGGGCTCGTGTTTTTCATGCTGATTGGCAAATGGGTGCAGCAGCGCACCTACGACGCCCTGCGCTTCGACCGCAACTTCACATCCTATTTCCCGGTGGCCGTCACGCTGCTTGGCCCCGGCGGGCAGGAGCAGTCGGTGCCGGTGAAGGAGCTGCGGGCGGGCCAGCGGATTCGGGTGCGCCACCAGGAAATCATTCCGGCCGATGCCGTGCTGCGGCGTGGCGCGGGCCAGATCGACTACAGCTTCGTGTCGGGCGAGAGTGTGCCAGTGGCGCGGCAGGCCGGCGAAGTAGTATATGCAGGCGGCCGGCAGGTGGGCGAGGCCGTGGAACTGGAAGTGGTGCGCGAAGTGTCGCAGGGCTACCTCACCCAGCTCTGGAACAATCCCGCTTTCCAGAAGAACGACAAGGCCACCCTCGAAACCTACGCCAACAAAGTGGGCCGCTATTTCGTGGCCATTACGCTGCTGCTGGCACTAGGGGCGGTGGCCTACTGGTACGCGCAAAGCAACTCGGCTATGGCACTGCGGGCGTTTACGTCGGTGCTGGTTATTGCTTGTCCGTGCGCGCTGTCGTTGGCCACGCCGTTTGCGCTGGGGGCGGCACTGCGCACACTGGGCCGCCACCAGTTCTACCTGAAAAACTCTGCGGTAGTCGAAACCCTGGGCCGCGCCGATACCATCGTCTTTGACAAAACCGGCACCCTGACCGACGTGGGCCGCTCGGCCGTGGAATATGTGGGCCTGCCGCTTACAGAGGCGCAGCAGCGGGCCGTAGCTGCCCTGGTGCGCCACTCCACGCATCCGCTCAGCCAGCGTCTGGCCCAGGAACTGCCCGCTGCTTCAGAGCCAGTTGCGAGCTTCGCTGAGGTGCCGGGCCAGGGCTTGCGCGGCGTGGTGGGCGGCGTGGCAGTGCAGGTAGGTTCGGCAGCGTTGGTGGAGCTGGATGCTCCGGCCCCAGCGCCCGCCGAGACTACCGCCGATACGCTGCAGTCCAGCGTCTACGTCAGCCTGGATGGGGAAGTGTATGGCTGCTTTATGTTTCACAACGTGTACCGCGAGGGGCTGGAAACGGTGCTGGCCACCTTAGGCCGGCGCTACCGGTTGGCCGTGCTCAGCGGCGACAACGACGTCGAAAAGCCTCGACTGCGCAACCTGTTCGGGCAGCAGGCCGAGCTGCGCTTCCGCCAAAGCCCTCAAGACAAGCTCGACTACATTGCCGCCCTCCGGCAGCAGGGCCGCACCGTCATCATGGTCGGCGACGGGCTGAACGATGCCGGCGCCCTGCAGCAGGCCGATGCCGGCATTGCCCTCACCGACACGCTCACCAACTTCTCGCCCGCCTGCGACGCCATTTTGGAAGCCCGCAGCTTCGGGCAGCTAGCCACCATTCTGCGCTTTTCCCAAGACTGTTTGCAGGTGGTGCTGGCCACGTTTGTGCTGTCGTTTTGCTACAACGGTATCGGGCTGGGGCTGGCCGTGCAGGGCCGGTTCACGCCCATCGTATCGGCCATTCTTATGCCCATCAGCTCTTTGAGCGTGATGGTATTTGCCACGCTGCTGGTGCGTTACGCCGCCCACCGGCGCCACCTCTAA
- a CDS encoding group III truncated hemoglobin: MSLPLPDIQSEADIKLLVDTFYQKVNEDELLNPVFNGFAHVDWARHLPIMYDFWSSILLGSSRYHGRPFPKHIPLPIDATHFQRWLELFEATLDELFAGPKAEEAKVRALNIATMFEYRLRKRDPLSLL, from the coding sequence ATGTCTCTTCCCCTTCCCGATATTCAGTCTGAAGCCGATATCAAGCTCCTCGTCGATACATTCTACCAGAAAGTAAACGAGGATGAGCTGCTGAACCCAGTTTTCAACGGCTTTGCCCACGTCGACTGGGCGCGGCACCTGCCCATCATGTACGATTTCTGGAGCAGCATTCTGCTGGGCAGTTCGCGCTACCACGGCCGGCCGTTTCCCAAGCACATCCCGCTACCCATCGATGCCACGCACTTTCAGCGCTGGCTGGAGCTATTTGAAGCCACCCTCGACGAGCTGTTCGCGGGTCCGAAAGCGGAAGAAGCCAAGGTGCGCGCCCTCAACATTGCCACCATGTTTGAGTACCGTCTGCGCAAGCGCGACCCACTTTCGCTGCTATAA
- a CDS encoding cupin domain-containing protein has protein sequence MYPPLKSGSLLAGSHTPAGEQKALVLLEKNGQKVIYKTFHSGEIMSTHHASVDVFVTVLAGRLIITQEDAPTEVTAGDYVIIPAGAPHSLACLEAARILIYR, from the coding sequence ATGTATCCTCCTTTGAAAAGCGGCAGCCTGCTGGCTGGCAGCCACACCCCGGCCGGCGAGCAAAAGGCCCTTGTGCTGCTGGAAAAAAATGGCCAAAAAGTTATCTACAAGACCTTTCATAGCGGCGAAATAATGTCCACGCACCACGCCTCCGTCGATGTGTTTGTGACGGTGCTGGCCGGGCGGCTTATAATCACGCAGGAAGATGCGCCCACGGAAGTTACAGCCGGCGACTATGTCATTATTCCGGCTGGCGCGCCTCACTCACTGGCCTGCCTGGAAGCAGCTCGGATTCTGATTTACCGGTAA